In Eubalaena glacialis isolate mEubGla1 chromosome 4, mEubGla1.1.hap2.+ XY, whole genome shotgun sequence, one DNA window encodes the following:
- the LOC133091358 gene encoding olfactory receptor 7D4-like, protein MGAGNHTGVSQFLLLGLSDDPELQPLLFGLFLSMYLVTVLGNLLIILAVSSDSHLHTPMYFFLANLSFVDICFVSTTVPSMLVNIQTQSKGISYIGCLTQVYFFMIFAVMDSFLLTVMAYDRFVAICHPLHYTVIINPRFCGLLVLMCWFIIFWVPLLHILLLRRLTFCTGTEIPHFFCELAQILKVACSDTLINNIFLFVATALLGVFPLTGILFSYSRIVSSLMRISSAAGKYKAFSTCGSHLSVVSLFYGTGVWIYLTSAVTHSPQRSSIASVMYTVLTPMLNPFIYSLRNKDVKGALGRLLGLGTTCL, encoded by the coding sequence ATGGGAGCAGGAAACCACACGGGAGTATCACAGTTCCTCCTCCTGGGCCTCTCAGACGATCCTGAACTGCAGCCCCTCCTCTTTGGACTGTTCCTGTCCATGTACCTGGTCACTGTGCTGGGGAACCTGCTCATCATCCTGGCCGTCAGCTCGGACTCCCACCTCCACACCCCCATGTACTTCTTCCTCGCCAACCTCTCCTTTGTTGACATCTGTTTCGTCTCCACCACCGTCCCAAGCATGCTAGTGAACATCCAGACACAGAGCAAAGGCATCTCCTACATAGGGTGCCTCACTCAGGtgtatttttttatgatttttgctGTAATGGATAGTTTTCTCCTGACTGTGATGGCCTATGACCGGTTTGTGGCCATCTGCCATCCCCTGCACTACACGGTCATCATAAACCCCCGCTTCTGTGGCCTCCTGGTTCTGATGTGTTGGTTCATCATTTTCTGGGTTCCCCTGCTTCATATTCTACTGTTGAGGCGGCTGACCTTCTGTACTGGCACTGAAATTCCACATTTCTTCTGTGAACTGGCTCAGATTCTCAAGGTGGCCTGCTCTGACACCCTCATCAATAACATCTTCTTGTTTGTGGCCACTGCCCTGCTGGGTGTGTTTCCCCTCACTGGAATCCTCTTCTCTTACTCTCGAATTGTCTCCTCTTTAATGAGAATCTCCTCTGCAGCGGGAAAATATAAAGCATTTTCCACCTGTGGGTCTCACCTCTCTGTGGTTTCCTTGTTCTACGGGACAGGCGTGTGGATCTATCTCACTTCTGCTGTGACCCACTCTCCCCAGAGAAGCTCCATCGCCTCAGTGATGTACACCGTGCTCACCCCCATGCTGAACCCCTTCATCTACAGCCTGAGGAACAAGGATGTGAAGGGGGCCCTGGGAAGGCTCCTCGGTTTAGGTACCACTTGTCTGTGA
- the LOC133091362 gene encoding acyl carrier protein, mitochondrial-like, whose amino-acid sequence MAARVLCTCVRRLPAAFVPLPGFCTLAAARPLSTLCSPWGPGRGLGLRSRPRCSVLAQVPGGVTQLCRQYSDSPPLTLEGIKDHVLYVLKLYDKTDPEQLSVNSHVMKDLGLDSLDQVEIIMAMEDEFGFEVPDIDAEKLVCPQEIVDYIADKKDVYE is encoded by the coding sequence ATGGCGGCTCGTGTCCTTTGCACCTGTGTCCGCCGACTGCCGGCGGCCTTCGTGCCGCTGCCCGGGTTCTGCACGCTGGCCGCGGCCCGGCCGCTCAGCACACTCTGTTCCCCGTGGGGGCCCGGACGAGGCCTGGGGCTCCGCAGCCGGCCTCGGTGCTCGGTGCTCGCGCAGGTTCCAGGTGGAGTTACACAGCTGTGCCGCCAGTATAGTGACTCTCCCCCTTTGACATTAGAGGGAATCAAGGACCATGTTCTTTACGTCTTGAAACTCTATGACAAGACTGACCCAGAACAGCTCTCAGTAAATTCCCATGTTATGAAAGACCTGGGCTTAGACAGTTTGGACCAAGTGGAGATTATCATGGCCATGGAAGATGAATTTGGGTTTGAAGTTCCTGATATAGATGCGGAGAAGTTAGTGTGCCCACAAGAAATTGTAGATTACATTGCAGATAAGAAGGATGTATATGAATGA